The genomic stretch ATTTTTTTCTGTATTATTTGTTTCCTTTTTATCTTCAAAAAAAGAAATATTTTTTATTTTTTCTTTACAGTATTTACACGTTTATAATTTCTAATTGTGCTATAATTTTATCAATTTTATTTGGTTTTATTTTTTTAGATGCATCTGATAAAATAACTGTAATTCCTTTAACTAAAGGTTTACCATTTATAGTTTTTGGAGTTTATATGGTTGTTTTGTTTTCAATTGTGATAGGATTAATGTTATTTAATTATTTAGATCAAAAAAAAACAGAAGATTTAAAGACTAAATTTCTACAGACTCAACTACAATTAAAAGAACAAGAATTAAAGTTTTTAAAAATGCAAATTCATCCACATTTTTTATTTAATTCTTTAAATACAATTTATGGTTTTGCTTTACAAAAAGGAGATGAAGCGCCAGAAATGATTTTAAAATTATCGAACTTATTAGACTATATTTTATATCAAATAGAAAAACCTAAAGTTAACTTGCAGCAAGAAATTAATCATTTAGAAGATTATATTTCTTTAGAGAAAATGCGTTTTCATGATTCTTTAAAAGTAAATTTTCAAAAGGATATTTTAACAGAAAATATAGAGATTTCGCCAATGTTATTAATTCCTTTTGCAGAAAATAGTTTTAAACATGGTAAAATAAGCAATGGTTTTTTAGAAATTGATATCAAGCTTAGCGTAACTGATAATGAATTGGTCTTTACAATTCAAAATCCATCAAAAAATGATGTTAATTCAAATGTTGGTATTGGTATAGATAATATTAGAAAAAGATTGCAAATGCTGTATCCAGATAAACATCAGCTTAAAATTCAAGATGAAGAAGCAACTTTTAGCGTAAGTTTAAAAATTCAATTAGAAGATTTTCAAAATAATTAATATGAAAAAAATTACTTGTGTTATTGTTGATGATGAGCCTGTAGCAAGAGATATTTTAACTTCTTATGTAGCTAAAATACCTAGTTTAGAATTGATAGCAACTTGTAAGAATGCAATAGAAGCTTTTCAAGTTTCAAATACTCAAAACATAGATATTTTCTTTTTAGATATTAATATGCCAGACATTTCTGGATTGTCTGTGGCGAAATCTATCAACCAAAAATCTAAAATTATTTTTACAACTGCCTATAGAGAATATGCTGTAGATGGTTTCGATTTACAAGCGGTAGATTACTTGTTAAAACCGATTTCGTTTGACCGTTTTTTGCAAGCAATTAATAAGTTGTTTCATCAAAACTCTAAAGTTTCTTCAGAAATTTCATCAGAAGAAAATCTTGTAAAGAATGATTTTATTTTTGTGAGATCTGATAGAAAAATGCTAAAAATTAATTTTGATGAACTACTTTATGTAGAAAGTTTGTCTGATTATATTAAACTTCATTTAAAAGATAAGGTAATTACAACAAGAGAAACAATTAGTAATATTGAAACGAAATTACCCGCTAAAAACTTTCTTAGAATTCATAGATCTTTTATTGTAAATCTTACAAAAGCAACTTCTTACACAAACGAATTTGTAGAGATTGGTAAAAATGCGATTCCTATTAGTAGAACTTACAAAGAAAATGTACTTAAAAAGTTGACAGAAATTTCATAGAAATAGTTTTATCTTTGATGCAAATTTTAGACTTTTGAATACGACACAATTTATTCCAGAAATACTTTCAGAAAAAATAGAAAAGGCAACTTTTACATGGCAAACACCAAGTAATATTGCGTTGGTAAAATATTGGGGAAAAAGCAATCCTCAAATTCCTAAAAATGCTTCTATAAGTTTTACGCTAAATAACTGTCATACAATTACTACAATAGATTTTTTAAAATCAGAAAATTCTGAAAAAGTAGATTTTGATTTATTTTTTGAAGGAAAAGAAAAGGAAGAGTTTAAACCAAAAATTGCTGAGTTTTTTAATAGAGTAGCAAAGTATTGTCCGTATATATTTGATTATAAGATGATAATTAAATCAGAAAACTCTTTTCCGCATTCTAGCGGAATTGCATCTTCGGCAAGTGGTTTAAGTGCAATTGCTATGTGTTTAATGAGTTTAGAAAAAGAGTTAAATCCTGATTTATCAAAAGATTTTATAAATCAAAAAGCATCTTTTTTAGCGCGTTTGGGTTCTGGAAGCGCTAGTAGAAGTATCGAAGGGCCTTTGGTGGTTTGGGGAGCGCATCCTGAAATTGAAGGAAGTTCTGATTTATTCGGAGTTCAATTTCCGTATGAAGTTCACCCGGTTTTTAAAAATTATCAAGATGCTATTTTATTAGTAGATAAAGGCGAAAAAGTTGTTTCTAGTACGGTTGGTCATAATTTAATGCACAATCATCCGTATGCAGAAAATAGATTTACGCAAGCAAATGAAAATCTAGAGAAAATATCTAACATTTTACAAAACGGAGATATAAAGGCTTTTGTAAATTTAGTTGAAAGTGAAGCTTTAACATTACACGCAATGATGTTAACGAGTAATCCGTATTTTATTTTAATGAAGCCAAATACATTGGAAATTATTAATAAAATTTGGAAGTACAGAGCCGAAAACGAGAGTAATATTTGTTTTACTTTAGATGCCGGCGCAAATGTGCATGTTCTATATCCTGAAAACGAAAAAGATGCGGTAAACAAATTTATCGAAGAAGATTTGGTAAACTACTGTCAGAAAAAGCAGTATATTTATGATACTGTAGGTTTAGGAGCAGTAAAAAAGTAACCTAATTTTAATATTATGAAGTTTATTTTAGTATTGTTTTTTTTCTTTTCATCATTTTTAACTTTAGCACAAGATAAGATTTGGTTTGATGCAAACGGAAATATAACAACTAAAGAAAATGCTGTTTATTACAGGGTTTCATCAAAAAATAAAACTAAAAAGCAACTAATTATAGATTATTATATCTCTGGTAAAAAAGCCAAAGAATCTTATTTTGTTAAAGGTAAGCAAGATGGTAAGTATGTAGAGTTTTATAATACAGGTGAGGTAAAAGTAACTGGTGTTTACCAAAATGGATTAAAAACCGGGATGTGGAAAACCTACGACAAGAAAGGTAAAATAAAGAAAAAAGGAAAGTATTTTAAAGGCGAAAAAGTAGGCGTTTGGAAAACTTTTTACAAGAATAATTAATAAGAATTTGTTTACAAATAAATTCGTATTTTTGTAACGTAATAAACATAACTATGAAAGGCCCACTATTTTACGCTAAAATCTTACTTTTTGGAGAATACGGAATTATTAAAGACTCGAAAGGGCTTGCGATTCCTTTTAATGCATATAGAGGCGCTTTAAAATCATCTGAAGATCTTTCTGGTAAAGCTCTAGATTCTAATGGTAATTTAGAAAAGTTTTATACTTATTTATCTAACTTAAAAACAGATTTAGTTACTTTTAATTTAGAAGAACTAAAAAAAGATATCGAAAACGGTATGTATTTCGATTCTTCAATTCCGCAAGGTTATGGTGTTGGTAGTTCTGGTGCTTTAGTAGCATCTATTTATGATAAGTATGCTTCTAATAAAATTACTGTTTTAGAGAATTTAACAAGAGACAAATTGTTGAATTTAAAATCAGTTTTTTCTTTAATGGAATCTTTTTTTCATGGTAAAAGTTCTGGTTTAGATCCTTTAAATAGTTACCTAAGTTTACCAATTTTAATCAATTCTAAAGATAATGTCGAGCCAGCAGGAATTCCTTCACAAAAAGAAGGTAAAGGCGCTGTCTTTTTATTAGACTCAGAGCAAATTGGTGAAACAGAGCCAATGGTAAACATCTTTATGAATAAGATGAAGAACGAGGGTTTTAGAAAAATGATTAGTGAAGAATTTTCTACAACTACAGATGCTTGTATAGAAGATTTTTTACAAGGTAATGTAAAATCTTTGTTTGGTAATGTAAAGTCTTTATCTAAGATTGTTTTAAAGAATTTTAAACCAATGATACCTTCTGCTTTTCATAAAGTTTGGGAAAAAGGAATATCAACAAATGACTACTATCTTAAACTTTGTGGTTCTGGTGGTGGTGGTTACATCTTAGGTTTTACAGAAGATTTTGCAAAAGCTCAAAAAAGTTTAAAAGATTATAAGCTAGAATTGGTTTATAGATTTTAAAAAACTTTATGAGTACTTCAAAATTAAAAAGAACAATTCTTAAATTTTTTAGTTTATTTTCTGCAGTTAGAGGTTACAATATTTTAGTTTTAATTGTAGCACAATATCTTGCGGCAATATTTATTTTTTCACCAGCTAGGTCTTTAAAAGAAGTACTTTTCGATTTACATTTACTGTTTTTAGTATTAGCATCTGTGTTTGTAATTGCTGGTGGTTATATAATTAATAATTTTTACGACTCTAAAATTGATAAGATTAACAGGCCTGTTAAAGCCGGTTTAGATAATTATGTAAAGCAGTCTACAAAACTTAGATTGTATTTTATATTAAATTTTATAGGTTTCTTATTCGGAGTTTTAATCTCATGGCGAGCAGCATTGTTTTTTGCTGTTTACATTTTTGCTATTTGGTTTTACTCACATAAATTAAAAATGAACCCTATTTTAGGCTTTGTAACTGCTACAATCTTAACAGTTTTACCATTTTTTGCTGTTTTTGTCTATTTTGGCAATTTCTCTCCTATAATTTTTGTGCATGCTAGTTTTTTGTTTTTAGTAGTTATGGTTAGAGAGCTTATTAAAGATTTGCAAAATTTAAAAGGAGCTATTGTAAGTAATTATAACACGTTTCCGGTGGTTTATGGCGAACGTAAAACAAAAATAACATCTATAATAATACTTGCTTTAACTATTTTGCCGGTAAGTATTTTGTTTAGTTATCCTTCTTTAAGTTACATGCGATATTATTTTTATTTTGCATTAATTATTTTCTTTTTTGTAGGTTTTTCACTTTGGAAATCTCAAACAAGAAATCATTACAGAATGTTACACAACATTTTAAAAATGTTACTTTTAATTGGTGTTTTGTGTTTGATTTTTATTGATACGTCACTTCTTTTAGATAAAGTGATTGATAGATTGAACTAGAATTCAATAATATAACTACCTTTGCAAAAATTTTTATAATGAATTCAAATAGAAACTCGTCGAGAGGACGACAAGAAGGTAAAAAAAGTACACCTTTAAGTAGAAAAAGTGGAACTTCAAACAAGAAAAGTTCTCCGTTAGGAAGAAAAAACACTAAAAAATCTTTTTCTAAAGTAAAAGAAACTCCAAAATCTGATGAATCATCAGGAATCCGTTTAAATAAATATATTGCCAATTCTGGAATTTGCTCAAGAAGAGAAGCAGATACTTATATCGAACACGGTAGTGTAGAGGTTAATGGTAAGTTGGTTACAGAAATGGGGTATAAAGTTCAGCCAGATGATGTGGTTCGTTTCGACGGAACTTCAATTTCTCCTGAACAAAAAAGATACATTTTACTGAACAAACCTAAAAACTATATCACTACAATGGATGATGATAGAGGAAGGAAAACAGTAATGGAATTAGTATCAAATGCTTCTAAAGAAAGAATATATCCGGTTGGTAGATTAGATAGAAATACAACAGGTTTGTTGTTGTTTACTAATGATGGTGATTTGGCTAAAAAGTTAACGCATCCAAAACACAATGTTCGTAAATTATACCACGCTTCTTTAGATAGAAAGCTAGATTTAAGAGATTTAGAAAAGTTAAGAGGAGAGGTGATTATAGAAGGTAGAAAGGTGTTTATTGATGCAGTTTCTTATGTAGAAGGACAACCAAAATCTGAAATCGGAATTGAAATTCATTCTGGTAGAAATAGAATTGTTCGTAAAATTTTTGAACACGTAGGTTATAAAGTTAATAAGTTAGATAGAGTAATTTTTGCTGAATTAACTAAGAAAAACTTACCAAGAGGAAGATGGAGACCTTTAACAAATCAAGAAGTAAACAATCTTCAAATGTTAAAGTAATTTTATTGTAACACATAATTAAAAAGAGCCTTTTAGAATTCTAAAAGGCTTTTTTATGCTTTTAAAATAATAAAATCTATCAATCTTGCTGCCAATTTTGCAGTTGCATTGTCTTGATCGAAATTGGGATTTAATTCTGCAATATCACAAGAAATTACTTTTTTAGTTTCTAATAAATATGTCAATACACTACAAACAAATAAAGGAGATAAACCAAAAGCCGAAGGCGCACTAACGCCAGGTGCATAAGCAGATGAGAATCCGTCTAAATCTATTGTGATATAAAGGTAATCTACATTTTGTGTGAAAATTTTTAATTTGTTTTTAAGTTGATCTGTAAATGTTTCACAATCAAAATTAGTTGCAAAACTCACATTGTTGTCTTTTGCAATTTGAAATAATTCTGATGTATTTGATTGATGTTGAATGCCAATAGCAAAATAACTTGCGGTATCGTTTTCAGACAAGATTTGATTAAATGGTGTGCCAGAATTTGCTTGTAAATCTACTTTTCTAAGGTCGAAGTGTGCATCAAAATTTATAATTCCTATTTTATTCTTTCCTGATGACTTTAAGTAGTTATTAATTCCATTGAAATTAGCATAAGCAATATCATGACCGCCACCAATGCCTATTGGTAAAATTCCGTTTGTGATTAATTTGCTTATAAATTTAGAAAAAGCTTCTTGGCAATCTTTTAAATTATTTTCAATACAAATTAAATCTCCGTAATCTGTTATTGTTTTATTTGCATGGTGAAGCGGAAGTTTACCTAAAACTTTTCGAATATTTTCCGGTCCTTTTTTTGCTCCAATTCTTCCTAAATTCCTTTTTATACCTTCATCGCATGCATATCCAATAATTCCGAAGTTTTGGTCATTTTTAGGTTCAATATTTTCTATTGAAGCAACTTTTATATTTTGATGCCAATATTGGTTTTTTAATATTGACTCTCTTCCAGTATAATTAGATTTATTCCCTTTTTTATAATCGACTTTTAAATCTTTCAAAAAATCCATATTTATATTTTTTTAATTTCTTTTCCTTTTAAAAATACTTTTTCAATGCAATGGTTTCCAAAAGAATATGGGATAAAATTATATGAATTAATTTCTTTTGTAAGAATTAAATTGGCTAGTTTTCCTTTTGTAATTGAGCCAGTTTTATGTTGAAGATTCATTGCGTAAGCGCCATTAATTGTTGCGGCATTTATGGCTTCTTCTGGTGTCATTTTCATTTTAATACATGCGATTGAAACAACAAAATTCATGTTTCCAGAAGGCGTAGAACCCGGATTATAGTCTGTAGCTAAAGCTAAAGGCAAACCGTTATCTATCATTTTTCTAGCAGGAGTATATGGTATTCCTAAGAAGTAAGAGCAACTAGGTAAAGCAACTGGTATTGTTTTGGTGTTTTTTAAATCTAAAATATCTTCGTTTCTCATTTCTTCTAAATGATCTACTGATAATGCATTGTTTTCTATTCCTTTTTGAATTCCTCCAATTGCATTAAATTGATTTACATGAATTTTACCAACTAAACCATGTTTTCTTCCAGTTTCTAATATAAGTTGTGTGTCTTCTACAGAAAAATATCCTTCTTCACAGAAAACATCTATAAAGTCGGCTAAGTTTTCTTTTTCAATGATTGGTAATATTTCATCTATCAACATTTGCAAAAAACCACTTTTGTTATTTTTGTACTCTTTTGGTACTGCATGAGCACCTAAGAAAGTAGCCTTAATTTCTAAAGGATAATTTTCTTTTAACTTTTGAATTACTCGCAACATTTTTAACTCAGCGTCTTTGGTTAGACCATAACCCGATTTTATTTCGATTGCGCCAGTTCCTAATAAAATAACTTCTTCTAAACGTTTTTTACTTTGATTGTATAATTCGGTTTCAGAAGTTTCTTGAAGTTTTTTGGCTGAATT from Polaribacter marinaquae encodes the following:
- a CDS encoding sensor histidine kinase, with translation MNSYIKLLFTAFCHIIFWVGVYFFYTYFLGYGSLNVNYVNSFSWYLMPSTIATSYFFLYYLFPFYLQKKKYFLFFLYSIYTFIISNCAIILSILFGFIFLDASDKITVIPLTKGLPFIVFGVYMVVLFSIVIGLMLFNYLDQKKTEDLKTKFLQTQLQLKEQELKFLKMQIHPHFLFNSLNTIYGFALQKGDEAPEMILKLSNLLDYILYQIEKPKVNLQQEINHLEDYISLEKMRFHDSLKVNFQKDILTENIEISPMLLIPFAENSFKHGKISNGFLEIDIKLSVTDNELVFTIQNPSKNDVNSNVGIGIDNIRKRLQMLYPDKHQLKIQDEEATFSVSLKIQLEDFQNN
- a CDS encoding LytTR family DNA-binding domain-containing protein, which produces MKKITCVIVDDEPVARDILTSYVAKIPSLELIATCKNAIEAFQVSNTQNIDIFFLDINMPDISGLSVAKSINQKSKIIFTTAYREYAVDGFDLQAVDYLLKPISFDRFLQAINKLFHQNSKVSSEISSEENLVKNDFIFVRSDRKMLKINFDELLYVESLSDYIKLHLKDKVITTRETISNIETKLPAKNFLRIHRSFIVNLTKATSYTNEFVEIGKNAIPISRTYKENVLKKLTEIS
- a CDS encoding diphosphomevalonate decarboxylase, with the translated sequence MNTTQFIPEILSEKIEKATFTWQTPSNIALVKYWGKSNPQIPKNASISFTLNNCHTITTIDFLKSENSEKVDFDLFFEGKEKEEFKPKIAEFFNRVAKYCPYIFDYKMIIKSENSFPHSSGIASSASGLSAIAMCLMSLEKELNPDLSKDFINQKASFLARLGSGSASRSIEGPLVVWGAHPEIEGSSDLFGVQFPYEVHPVFKNYQDAILLVDKGEKVVSSTVGHNLMHNHPYAENRFTQANENLEKISNILQNGDIKAFVNLVESEALTLHAMMLTSNPYFILMKPNTLEIINKIWKYRAENESNICFTLDAGANVHVLYPENEKDAVNKFIEEDLVNYCQKKQYIYDTVGLGAVKK
- a CDS encoding mevalonate kinase family protein, with product MKGPLFYAKILLFGEYGIIKDSKGLAIPFNAYRGALKSSEDLSGKALDSNGNLEKFYTYLSNLKTDLVTFNLEELKKDIENGMYFDSSIPQGYGVGSSGALVASIYDKYASNKITVLENLTRDKLLNLKSVFSLMESFFHGKSSGLDPLNSYLSLPILINSKDNVEPAGIPSQKEGKGAVFLLDSEQIGETEPMVNIFMNKMKNEGFRKMISEEFSTTTDACIEDFLQGNVKSLFGNVKSLSKIVLKNFKPMIPSAFHKVWEKGISTNDYYLKLCGSGGGGYILGFTEDFAKAQKSLKDYKLELVYRF
- a CDS encoding geranylgeranylglycerol-phosphate geranylgeranyltransferase, producing MSTSKLKRTILKFFSLFSAVRGYNILVLIVAQYLAAIFIFSPARSLKEVLFDLHLLFLVLASVFVIAGGYIINNFYDSKIDKINRPVKAGLDNYVKQSTKLRLYFILNFIGFLFGVLISWRAALFFAVYIFAIWFYSHKLKMNPILGFVTATILTVLPFFAVFVYFGNFSPIIFVHASFLFLVVMVRELIKDLQNLKGAIVSNYNTFPVVYGERKTKITSIIILALTILPVSILFSYPSLSYMRYYFYFALIIFFFVGFSLWKSQTRNHYRMLHNILKMLLLIGVLCLIFIDTSLLLDKVIDRLN
- a CDS encoding pseudouridine synthase; protein product: MNSNRNSSRGRQEGKKSTPLSRKSGTSNKKSSPLGRKNTKKSFSKVKETPKSDESSGIRLNKYIANSGICSRREADTYIEHGSVEVNGKLVTEMGYKVQPDDVVRFDGTSISPEQKRYILLNKPKNYITTMDDDRGRKTVMELVSNASKERIYPVGRLDRNTTGLLLFTNDGDLAKKLTHPKHNVRKLYHASLDRKLDLRDLEKLRGEVIIEGRKVFIDAVSYVEGQPKSEIGIEIHSGRNRIVRKIFEHVGYKVNKLDRVIFAELTKKNLPRGRWRPLTNQEVNNLQMLK
- the hutG gene encoding formimidoylglutamase; amino-acid sequence: MDFLKDLKVDYKKGNKSNYTGRESILKNQYWHQNIKVASIENIEPKNDQNFGIIGYACDEGIKRNLGRIGAKKGPENIRKVLGKLPLHHANKTITDYGDLICIENNLKDCQEAFSKFISKLITNGILPIGIGGGHDIAYANFNGINNYLKSSGKNKIGIINFDAHFDLRKVDLQANSGTPFNQILSENDTASYFAIGIQHQSNTSELFQIAKDNNVSFATNFDCETFTDQLKNKLKIFTQNVDYLYITIDLDGFSSAYAPGVSAPSAFGLSPLFVCSVLTYLLETKKVISCDIAELNPNFDQDNATAKLAARLIDFIILKA
- the hutI gene encoding imidazolonepropionase encodes the protein MKLLFKNIKELLQVRETYIDFLSGKEMNILPSIKNAFLLVENGVISDYGEMKNCPKIKVKTIDAKGKIILPAWCDSHSHIVYAGNRENEFVDRIKGLTYAEIAAKGGGILNSAKKLQETSETELYNQSKKRLEEVILLGTGAIEIKSGYGLTKDAELKMLRVIQKLKENYPLEIKATFLGAHAVPKEYKNNKSGFLQMLIDEILPIIEKENLADFIDVFCEEGYFSVEDTQLILETGRKHGLVGKIHVNQFNAIGGIQKGIENNALSVDHLEEMRNEDILDLKNTKTIPVALPSCSYFLGIPYTPARKMIDNGLPLALATDYNPGSTPSGNMNFVVSIACIKMKMTPEEAINAATINGAYAMNLQHKTGSITKGKLANLILTKEINSYNFIPYSFGNHCIEKVFLKGKEIKKI